The DNA segment AGAGTTGCGGGTTAGTtggtttgtgttactgtgtgaacTCACAGGTTTAAATTAGCTCAGAAACATTTGAGCAGATTGTCCTTATCGTCCTCATATAGTTAATCAACATTTCATgagtttttttatatatgtatattgtaCAATTACAATCAATTACTGATCTTTACCCTGCGAGAGGCTTGATGGAGCTGCAGCACTAAAGTGAACTGTACCTTTTTGGGCCGGACAGAAGCTCCAACATCAGTGAAGACGGTGGCGCCCCCTGCCTGTACGTCACTCATCTGCAGCATGAGGGAGGAGACAGATTAACCCTTGCAGTCAGTTTggcacattttctctctcacaaTAATCAGTGCTGTCTGAAAGTGAAGATTTATTTCTATAATAAATTCTATAAACATGAAGATTTTAGGTTCTCCtcgaaagaaaatgtttttattataagaTGTGACGTCTCATCTCAGACGTCTGAGCAGCttcataatcaaataaaaacaggagAGAACTGATAAAGtagaacaaataaatatttactcaGTTTTTACTGTCTCTGACTTTATGACTTAatggggtcaaaggtcaactaCAGTAAGGTGAAGAGTTCACTTAGTATACGTGACTAAGTGTGACGGATCATTTTGTTCACAATGACTGAGATGTTGACTGACAGCGAGACAAACAGTGGGCGGGGCGGGCGGCGGCGTTCTGCTCATAGCTACTAAGATAAGAAACATCGTGTGAGGGTTACTGACGTAAAGCAGCCAGGTGGCGATTCTGTTTCCTGTCCCCAACTCTTCAAACGCATCCGGTTCATCTTTCTGAAAGATCACAACAGTGAAATCAATCAATACTCCAACTTCATCAGAGATATTATCCTGCACCGAGTATATTTGGTGCtgatacttttgtacttttactaagAACAGAGTACTTCTACACTGTAGTATTACTACTTCCTCTGAAGTAAAAGAGATGAGTACTTCGTCTTCTCTTCGTTCTGCCAAAACTAATCAACActtcagagacaaacacagaagcaTCATTTCAGAGCCTCCTGCTGCTGAGAGGGAAACGTCCATTTACCCGTCCGAAGTCAAAGTGAGGCTCGTACTGTCCTCCCACGCCGTAGTTGGCCACCTGcgtccacaaacacacagaaataacatttaaagaGATAAAGGagaaacatgcaaatgaaaagTCTGTTTGAATCTCGTGTTGATCTGGAttctttaattcaattcaattcaaattggttttgttggcatgaatgtgtaacaacaatatggccaaagcatcatacaaactacataagaacaataaacatcatacatttcattaaacaagtaattaaagcgtgtgtgttaaaaaaataagaatatataaaaaatttaaataaatcagtgaaaaggtaacgtgtgtgtgtgttattataataatatattaaaaattttaataaatcaatgaaaaggtaacgtgtgtgttattataataatatattagaaaatttaaataaataaatcaatgaaatagacatagacaaaaaaaatttttaaatttttttaaaaagaaatcagtatcaaatgtgaaatttgtgtttAGAGGCTGCAGATCTTTTGATGATTCACAGATCATCTGATTTTAAAGTTTGAAATTTGAaagtcattttcttttgttctgaACAAATTAAGATGATTTTTAAGAGACTTAATGAAGCCTGAAATATTCGGCTGCCCAGAGGACCGAAAACTGGACCTGGCTGTTCGTCAACTTTGTCTCCAAATCctgaagaagaaaagcagacaggcgagTTCACCTGCAGGTCCTCAGCGGTGGTGTTCCTTATTCTGGATTTGCTGCAtctaaaaaaatgtatgtgacaGCTGAATCTGATGATGTCAGTCCGTTTAGTTTTCATTAATGCTAAATtagttgcctttacatccaaaTGTGTCTGAGGGTGAACTGATAAACGGCAACTCATCTGTTGATGATCActattgaatgttcattcattgtagacattgacaaCTAATTTCAAGATGTATCTGGGGTGTAGCTCAACAGGGATGGTGATGGGGATGGCCCAATGGATAGGACACATACTTTtgttgtgagagacccgggttcaatcccccactgtgacacatccaccattgtgtccctgagcaagacacttaacccctcgttgctccagaagtgtgcaacctctgacatgtatagcaattgtaagtcgctttggataaaagtgtcagctaaatgattaattattattattattatctgtccacaaatactgtacagtatgtagcctaaggaACAACCCTTGTgctatagctgacttgggcggtgaaatgtttatttttttaatttatgtggtagttgtccacaacccaaatcaGAAATTAAGGAGANNNNNNNNNNNNNNNNNNNNACATCCAAATG comes from the Micropterus dolomieu isolate WLL.071019.BEF.003 ecotype Adirondacks unplaced genomic scaffold, ASM2129224v1 contig_14167, whole genome shotgun sequence genome and includes:
- the LOC123966755 gene encoding prolyl 4-hydroxylase subunit alpha-1-like, with amino-acid sequence MKLVSVVFLLLAPLLTSCQQLVQPVDCSDIYKQDKSVPSGVYTIYPLGERSAVQVANYGVGGQYEPHFDFGRKDEPDAFEELGTGNRIATWLLYMSDVQAGGATVFTDVGASVRPKKVQFTLVLQLHQASRR